The genomic DNA TTCAGACGAGGGGATCATTGACCTCGTGTCCGATGAGGAGGTGATCGAGTTGGAGTCGGATGATGAGCCCGCTATGGAAGTAGTGCCGGAGACGGATACTGAGCCGGAGGAGGATCCGGACTACGTGTCTGTCGATGTGCTGAGTGGCGTTAGTGGTGAGGGGGAGATAATAGCCTTAGGTGGCCCTGTGCTGATGGATGATATTCTCGATCTGGGGGATGTTCTAGTCCCTGGTGTAGTTGTCGTAGGTCACCCCGATGGACACCTTATTATTGACATCCCTCCCCTTGCGATTGAGGTCCCTCGTGTTGATGTCCCTGCTGGTGGGGACAAGGTTCCAGTGTTTCATGTTGATCATGTCGACGATGACATAGGAGTGGGCGAGGCGTTTGATATTGCGATTCTAGAGGTCTCTTCCCCAGTTGTGTCCGTCATGGACATTTCATCTTCCGACACTACTGATAGTGTATCTTCTTCTGCTCTTAGAGCCGTAGGTCCTAGTGCTCACGCTACGGACTGTGGCACTGCTGCAGAGCTTATAGCTCCCACTACTCTCGAGATGGGTGGACCGTCTCGCGCTATTCTTGCTCAAGTCGATGATGAGAGAGTTAGCGAGCCCAGGAGGGAGATTCCTTCTGTTTTTGAGATTGGAGGACCTTCATGTCCCGCTACAGCCAGCCCTTTCATTGAGAGATTCCGAGCTGCTGGCTTTCTTGTGCCCCCAAAGCTCGAGACGGGCGGACCTTCTCGACCCCCAACCACCATGTCGCCTTCCGATCCTTGCTACCGTTCTCCCATGTTTCCACCCACCCTCGAGAAGAGGATAGATTCTATTGAGATGCTCCTACATGTGTTTATGCATAGGATTGATAGGGAGTTGGATGTTATACGACAGCGAAGAATCAACGATGCCGAACAGATGATTATCCTCACTTCAGCTTCAGCACGCCACGATGTGACTTTTGGTATGACGGATTCTAAGATTTCAGAGGTTCAGGCTAGGGTGACTACACTCGCTCATGGGATGAGAGTTATCGAGGAGGACTTAGCTAGAGTCAGGGCGGCACTCGAGACACGACCACCCCAGCCCCCACCCCAGTAGTTGTGATGTGATGATCTTACTTTTGGTTGCAAAGATTGCTCGTGGAAGAAATTTTACCTTTTTGTATATTGTCTAAACTTGTAAGCCAAGGTGATGTAGCCTTGAGCTCTTTTGGATCCTTCACGAAACAATGTAACAAGTTTGAATGATATGTAAATTATGGTATTTTATTTTGATGCGTTGTATTTTGTTCTTTTCATGATTATTATGATGTTGTGGTTGTTATGGTGTGGTACTTGTATGACACTGCAATTATTATGATGGTGATTAATCATATAATTTTTATTACTCGTGCACTCATGATTGTTAGTGATACTTGTCAATGTCATCATATGGTTATTACGAATGGTTGTATTCTTATATTCGTACATGGTTGGCAATATTTGTTGAAATATATGTCTAAAATTCTTTTGATATTTTACATCAGAATACCATGGCTCCGAAACGAAGAAATACTCGTAAACAACCGAATTACCAACTTCCCACCACGGAGGCAGAGTTGGAAGCTTTGTTGGAACAGCGCATTGCTACCACCATTGCACAGTATGAAGCAAACCGTGTCGATTCCAGCGGCGGTACTGGAGGCTCCGGAGGTTCTGGACCTGGAGGATCAGGAACGGGTGGGAACATTGTGATTGGTAATAGTTGGTTTTGCATGGCAACTATGGATTTTCTTGATTATGTTATTCTTATAATAATTATATCTAAATAATTCAGGAGGTACTACCATTCCAGGGTGCACTTATAAGGCGTTCCTCGACTGCAAGCCTCTAAACTTCAATGGTACCGAGGGAGCCGTTGGGTTTGTACGTTGGGTGGAGAAGACGGAATCGGTGATCCGTATCAGCAAATGTACCCCGGAACAAACGGTGATGTATGTTACTTGCCTCTTTCTGGATGaggcgttgacttggtggaaccttcaggttcaaacatTAGGTGATGAGGCCGCTTATGGGATGACATGGGAAGGACTTCGGGAATTGATGCGAGAAGAGTACTGCTCGAGAGCTGAAATCCAAAGACTAGAGACAGAATTTTGGAATCTAACTATGATCGGCGCTGATGTTGCGGGGTATACGCAAcggttccatgatttgtccagGGTAGTTCCCTACCTTGTGACACCGGAGTTCAAGAGAATCGAACGATATATATGGGGTTTGGCACCTGAAATCCGTAGCATGGTTACCTCGTCTCACCCTGCTACAATCGAAGTGCAGTGAGCCTAGCTGTTAGTTTAACTGAAGATGCGGTGCGCATGAAGACCCTAACTAGGAAGGGAAGTGACAAGAAGGATTCAGTCGATGAATCAAAGAGTTCGGGTAAACGGAAATGGTCTAACTTCAAGAAGGGTAACAACGCTACAAACCAAACTGCAACAACTCAAGATGTGAAAGCTTTCTCTGCTACTGTGAACGCAACAAGCTCTGGTCCAAGAAAGTATACGGGTCCTCTACCcaagtgcaacaaatgtaactACCATCATGTGGGCACTTGTGAAAGTGCCAAGTGTAAAAGGTGTGGAAAGGTAGGACACAAAATGGAAACTTGTAGGGTGGTGTTACCAAAGAAGGACAAAGGATGCTACGAGTGCGGTGCCGAGGATCATTTCAAGCGGCAATGTCCTAAGTTGAACCCAGCTAAGGGACGAGCCTTCGTGATTGGAGCTAAAGATGCTCGTCAGGACCCGAATGTAGTTACGGGTACGTTTCTTCTCAATAATCAATATGCTTCAATtctttttgatactggtgccgacctTAGCTTCGTATCTACCGACTTTAAACGTATGTTGAATTTAGAGTCAAGCAAGTTAGATATACCCTATTCTATTGAATTGGCCAATGGAAAGTTGGTTAAGTCATGTGAGGTTGTTAAGGGTTGCACGTTGGTCTTGTGCAATCAAGAATTTAGTATAGATCTACTGCCGATCAAACTGGGTAGCTTCGATGTCATagtcggcatggattggttgtcgaaaAACCATGCCGAAGTGATTTGTCATGAAAAGCTAATTCGTATTCCTCTATCCGATGGTGAGACGCTTTCTGTCCATGGAGAAAGACGTGGAACCCCATTGCGAATTATTACTTGCATGAAGGCCCAAAAATGTCTACGGAAGGGTTGCTTCACATTCTTGGCGCACGTAGTTGATAAGAAGACAGAGGAGCCTAAACTTGAGGATATTCCTGTTGTGAGGGAATTCCCTGAAGTCTttcccgaagacttgccaggattgccccCACAAAGGCAAGTCGAGTTTCACATCGATTTGGTCCCAGGAGCTGCCCCTGTAGCTAAATCGCCTTACCGTTTAGCTCCGTCAGAGTTGCAGGAATTATCTAACCAACTTCAAGAATTGCTAGACAAGGGTTTCATCCGACCGAGTTTCTCGCCTTGGGGGGCTCCGGtcttgttcgtgaaaaagaaagatggaacCTTCCgtatgtgtatagattaccgggagttgaacaagctcactatcaagaattggtaccctttaccaaggatcgatgacttgtttgatcaacttcaaggttctagttactattcgaagattgatttgcgttcgggctatcatcagttgcgagTTCAAGAGGAGAGTATTCCCAAGACGGCGTTTAGAAcccgttatggtcattatgagtttcttgtcatgccttTCGGCTTGACTAACGTACCGGCCGtatttatggatttaatgaatcgtgtgtgtaaaccttacttagacaaatttgtgatcgtttttattgatgatatatTAATATATTCGCGGTCGaaggaagagcatgagcaacattTAAGGCTTATTCTTGAGTTGCTGAAGAACGAGAAGCTATAcgcaaagttttcgaaatgcgaattttggattcgcgaggtacaatttctcggtcaTGTAGTAAACGAGAaagggattcatgtcgatccgtcCAAGATAGAGGCTATAAAGAACTGGGAAGCACCAAAGTctccaacagaaatacgccagtTTCTAGGATTGGCGGGGTactatcgacgattcattgagaatttttcaaagatagcACAGCCTCTAACCGCCTTGAcccaaaaggataaaaagtttgactGGGGAGATAAACAAGAATCAGCGTTCCAGTTACTTAAAGAGAAACTTTGCGGTGCTCCAATTTTGTCTCTACCCGATGGTACgaatgattttgtggtttattgtgatgcctcgCATCAAGGTCtaggttgtgtgttgatgcaacgagaaAAAGTCATCGCGTATGCATCACGTCAGTTAAaggtccatgagaagaactacaccacccatgatttggaattgggtgcggtggtgttcgctttgaagatttggcgacattatctcTACGGTACACGGTGTACCAttttcacggatcataaaagtcttcaacatatatttgatcaaaaggaattaaatatgcgccaacgtcgttgggtggagttgttgaacgactacgattgtgagataaagtatcacccgggcaaggccaacgttgtTGCGAACGCCTTGAGTCggaaagaaagggttaagacttTACGTGTTCGTGCGTTAGGATTAACAATCCAAACGAGCCTCACCGCTCAAATTCGTGACGCACAACGTGAAGCTCTTAAACCGGAGTTTATTAAGGAAGAATCTTTGCGTGGTATGGAACAACAATTGGAACCTAAGGAAGATGAAACGCTGTATTTCATGGGTCGTGTTTGGGTTCCATTGTTTGGCGGGTTACGTAATCTAGTTTtagatgaagctcataagtcgaAGTATTCGATTCATccaggtgctgataagatgtatcatgaTTTGAAGGAATTTTATTGGTGGCCCAATCTTAAAGGCGATATTGCGACCTACGTGggaaagtgtttgacttgttctaaggttaaggccgaatatcagaagccaTCTGGCTTGTTACAACAACCTGAAATCCcgatatggaaatgggaacaaatttctaTGGATTTCATTTCAAAGTTACCTAGAACATCTAAGGGTAATGAcatgatttgggtaatcgtggatcgtttgacaaagtccgcacactttctacctatccgcgagaaggacaGTATGAAAACGTTAGCGGAATTGTATATCAAGGAAGTAGTGGCACGTCATGGGGTACCTGTTTCTATAATCTCTGACAGAGATGGCCGTTTTATTTCAAGGTTTTGGCGTTCCTTCCAAAAGGCATTCGGATCTCGCGTAGATCTAAGTACggcctatcatcctcaaacgaATGGCCAAAGTGAAAGGACCATCCAAACACTGgaggacatgctccgtgcatgtgtgatggatttcggtggaaattgggatactcatttaccattagtagagttctcgtataataatagttatcacacgagCATCAAAGCTGCTCCATTTGAGGCTTTGTATGGAAGGAAGTGTCGGTCCCCGTTGTGTTGGGCGGAGGTCGGTGAGAAACAGTTGATTGGTCCAGAATTGGTTCAAGAAACCACGGACAAGATTTTTCAGATCagagaccgtatcaaggcggctcgtgatcgtcagaaaagttatgcggacgTTGGGCGTAAACCCTTAAccttcgaggtcggagacaaagttttgctaaaagtctcaccttggaagggtgttgCAAGGTTCGGTAAGCGTGGTAAGCTTAATCCGAGGTATATTGGGCCGTTCGAGGTTTTAGGCAAGGTTGGTACCGTCGCGTACAAACTAAAGTTGCCCAATGAGCTTAGTAGCGTTCATAAcacattccatgtgtcgaacTTGAAGAAGTGTCTAGCCGACGAGACGCTTATCATTCCTACAGATGAAATCTGTATCGATGACAAACTCCACTTTATTGAAGAACCGGTCGAGGTTACGGACTGGAAAGTCCAAAAGTTGAGGAGGAGTCGTATTAAattggttaaagttcgttggaactccaagcGCGGACCTGAGTTtacatgggaacgcgaggatcaaaTGAAGACGAAGTATCCCCACCTATTTGAGAAGACTCCTGTTCAGGATGACTcggcttgaatttcgggacgaaattcttttaacggggggagaatgtgacaaccggcaaATTTTCAGGTTAATTCGTACGATCTAATCACTAATTATTTATTAAACTTCGTGCATTTAGACTTAGTTATATCATTATTTGAGTCCATAAAGTCTAGCAATGTCCGGGTAAATGCATGGGTTCGCATTTGATGTCGTTTGGTATCATCTTATCGTGTAGCGATAAGGGTATATATAAAACGAAAAAAAGAACGAGCGTTGGTGGATTATCCGGTACactataaaaaatatatatatatatatacttatacgGTCCAATGTGCCTAGAACATTAAAATTATAGCATTACTATATGTTCAGtatgaaaataaatgaaaacaTAATACGGATATTGGAGTGTCGTACTTTGGGTTCGTATCGCTTATAAATTAATTTTGCCAAAAATTAATTGTTCTAAAAGCGTTTTTCACCACGCGAACTCTAAAATATAACCAATAAGTGACATTGGTTAATGTATTATATGTTAGGGGACAAAAGATATAACACGAATAATTATATGACAAACCCCgacttttattttataaacttccGTTAGACAAATAACTAGCCAAAATAATAACCGTATGGCACCAAATCACTAGTTAATAAATGCCTAGTAAACTAGTTAGTGATGATTAGTAGACTAATACCAAATTAGGGTCCTAATCCCTCTAATTAGCGTAATCACTAAAATATCTAAAACTTACATCATTTCATGTGCTTATTTTTCAAACAAAACTCAACAACCCAAACCCCCTCCCATGCCCAAAATCTACGGCTCCATAAGGGTGGACCCACATTCACCATGTTGTGTGTTGACTATTTGGACATGAATTATATTTGGGTAGATTTTGGATGATTATATCCATTCTAGCAATACATATACACATTACATATGACATAAGTGCaagactttaaaaaaaaaaaactccaacTTCATCTCTCTTACTCTCAACTCTCGGCCCAAACCCATTACCCCAATTCTcattattattttccaaaaatcacTACATTAACACATAGATTTAGGTATATGTTAAGGTGTTAGAAGGTTTAGGCAAGGATTTCTTGGAGCTACACCTTAACATACACTAAAACTCCATCATTTTCAAGGGTTTACTAGCTTGGTATGATTCTCAACTT from Helianthus annuus cultivar XRQ/B chromosome 7, HanXRQr2.0-SUNRISE, whole genome shotgun sequence includes the following:
- the LOC118480218 gene encoding uncharacterized protein LOC118480218, translated to MAPKRRNTRKQPNYQLPTTEAELEALLEQRIATTIAQYEANRVDSSGGTGGSGGSGPGGSGTGGNIVIGGTTIPGCTYKAFLDCKPLNFNGTEGAVGFVRWVEKTESVIRISKCTPEQTVMYVTCLFLDEALTWWNLQVQTLGDEAAYGMTWEGLRELMREEYCSRAEIQRLETEFWNLTMIGADVAGYTQRFHDLSRVVPYLVTPEFKRIERYIWGLAPEIRSMVTSSHPATIEVQ